DNA sequence from the Anaerosporomusa subterranea genome:
TCTGGACTCGATTGAAAGGCTACAGGGATAAAAATGTCCAATACAAGAGGAATTTCGTCGATTGACAGACTTCCTTGTTAATCGATACAATAAATAGTAATTGGATCGGCCGGCCTTTCTGTAATGAAGGGTCTTCCGGGTACATACACAATTCGTAAAAGAGGGGGTAACCATGTTGAAACAGCAAAAACGACTCTTGTTACTGGCTGTTTTCATTCTGTCTCTGTCACTTGCCTTGGCTGGCTGCGGCGGCGATAAGAAAGAAGCCAAATCGGCGTTAACTGACAAACTTGTTATCGCGCAAAGCTCTGATGCCCTGTTCCTTGACCCGCAACAGCAGGATGAGGGTCCGACCAACTCGATTAACTCGAACATTTATGACGGTTTGATTAATCGCAAAGCAGATCTGTCAATTATTCCTGGTCTCGCGGAGAAGTGGGAACAAAAAGATCCTGTCACCTGGGTTTTTTATTTGCGTAAAAATGTAATCTTCCATAATGGTAATGCGTTTACCGCTGATGATGTAGTCTACACAATCGAGCGATTCTCTGGGTTGAAAGTTGCAGGCAGCATTGTTTCTAGCGTTTCCAGTGTGAAAAAAATTGATGATTATACAGTGGAGATTAAGACCAAGGCACCTTATGCGGCATTTCTTGCTGACATGGTAAAAGTCATGATTATTGATAAAGAGTATGTAACCAAGGTGGGAGACCAGGAGTTTAACTTAAAGCCGATAGGCACAGGACCTTATAAAGTCAAGGAATGGATTAAAGCTGATCACATTACTCTCGAAGCTTTCGATAAATACTGGAACGGTCCGGCAACAATTAAGACTGTTATTTTCCGTCCAATTTCCAATGAGGCTACTCGCACCGCAGCTCTTCTGAGCGGCGAAGTCCAACTGATTGCTGACGTCCCGGTGCGCGACTCAGAGAAGATACAAAAGAATGAAAAGCTCGCGTTGCATGGTATTCCCAGTTTGCGCCTCATCTATCTGACGCTTGACGTTACTCGTGATAAGACGCCAGGAATCAGCCTGCCGAAGAACCCGTTTAAAGAGGAAAAAGTACGACAGGCTGTCCGCATGGCTATCGACAATGAATCGATTATCAAAAATGTGATGAACGGTCATGCATTTGTCGCCAACCAAGGCAACCCCAAGCAGGTCGCCGGCTATGTAGAAGGACTTCAAGGCGTAAAGTATAATCCGGAACAGGCAAAGAAGCTGTTAGCTGAGGCTGGCTACCCGAATGGCTTTACCGTTACCCTTGACGCATCCAATGATCGTTATCCCAATGATTCCAAGGTTGCCGAAGCGCTGGCGGCTCAGCTCGCAAAAGTGGGCATCACGGTAAACCTCAACATCATGCCGAAATCAATTTTCTTTAACCATATCCGTCCAGGCGATAAAACCACAATTTGCTTGGTCGGCTGGAGTTCAGACACGGCTGATGCAGGCATCTGGTACCGGTCGATGTTCTACAGCCGTGATAAGCTGAAGGGAAGTGGCGGCTCCAACCGCGGCCACTTTGCAAATGCCGAGTTTGATGCGCTGGTTGACAAGGCTGATGCTTCGGCGAAGATGGATGAACGCACGAAGTATCTGCAGGATGCGACTAAGCTCCTCGACAAAGAAATGCCGTTCATTCCTATTTACTTCCAAGAGTCTAGCTATGGTGCGATGAAAAACATCGAGTTCAATCCGCGACTTGATGATTACATCTATGCATATGACATTAAGTTCAAAAAGTAGCTTTTGGACCGCTGTCGGCGGGTGAGCCCCGTCGGCAGCGGCATTTTTACAGATAAAGGGTGAGGAGATTGCTGCAATACACGCTGCAGCGTTTTGGACAAATGCTGCTAGTTCTTTTGGTCGTTTCTGTCATTGTATTCGGTATCATGAACTTGACCGGCGATCCCGTGCTCCTCTTAGTGCCGCCGGAGGCGACTGATGAAGAGATCAATTTGGCCCGCGAACAGTTAGGTTTAAATCTCCCGCTCTGGGAGCAGTATGGCATTTTTTTGAATAATGCCGTACATGGCAATCTTGGTGTATCGTTTGTCTTCCGCCGTCCTGCTGTGGACCTGATCCTGGAGCGCATGCCTGCTACCCTTGAAATGACTGTATTCGCGATGCTGCTCGCAGGGGTGGTTGCCATCCCGCTCGGTGTCTTTGCGGGCGCATACCCGAATACGCTTGCCAGTCGGGGCATCATGTCGCTCTCTCTGTTGGGGATTTCTTTGCCTTCCTTTTGGCTTGGCATCATGTTAATCTTATTGTTTGCGGTAGAGACGACGCTCTTGCCATCTTCTGGCCGGGGAGAAGCGGAGACCATCTTCGGCCTGCGGATTAGCATCTTTACGTGGGACGGCATCCAGCATATTATCATGCCGGCGTTGACTCTAGCGGTCGGTCAGATGGCTATGCTGATCCGCTTGACTCGCGCCGGAATCATGGAAGTGATGCGCCAAGATTATATCAAGTTTGCAAAAGCAAAGGGTGTATCTGAACAAAGCGTACTGTTTGGTCACGCCTTAAAGAACGCCCTCATTCCGGTTATCACCGTGTTTGGTCTGCAATTTGGTCAGCTAATTGCCTTTGCTACCATCACTGAGACCATCTTCTCGTGGCCAGGCATGGGCAAGCTGCTTATTGACTCTATTTACAGGATTGATCGCCCTGTCATTGTCGCGTATCTGTTGATGGTTGCTGTCCTGTTTGTTGTCATCAATTTCCTGGTTGATTTGATTTACACGCTAATCGACCCGCGAATTGAGATGAGGTGACATGATGAAAAAAATGGTAAACGCATGGCGAAAGTCAGAAAGCTTTTACAACTTTAAGACCAATCCACTTGCCATTATGGGGGCAGGACTGCTTGCGTTTTTTATGCTAATGGCGATTGTCGGACCGTTTTTGACCCCGCAGGATCCGTACAACTTGAAAGAATTAAGCCTGGACAATTCCTTTCGCCCACCGGTCTGGCTTGACGGCGAGGCTCGGTTTGCCTTGGGCACAGATCAGCAGGGACGTGACCTATTGAGCGGCATCGTCTACGGTGTGCGCATCTCTATGTTCGTCGGGGTATCTGCGACTATCTTGTCCTTGCTTTTAGGAACATTTTTCGGGATCATCGCCGGTTATCGCGGCGGTTGGGTTGATTCGCTAATCATGCGTATCGCCGATGTGCAGTTGTCGTTTCCCAGCATGTTGATTGCTTTGTTTATCATGGTCGCGTTTGGCCGTGGCATTGAAAAGCTGATTTTGGCTCTGACCCTGGTGGGCTGGGTCACCTATGCGCGGACGGTGCGCGGTTCGACGCTGGCAGAGCGAAATAAAGAATATGTCGAAGCGGCTCGGGTATGCGGCTTTCCGGCATGGGTAATCATGTTCCGTCATATCTTACCGAACGTACTGACACCGTTGATTGTCATCGCCACTATCCAAGTAGGCAACTTTATTCTGACAGAGGCAACGCTCAGCTTTTTAGGCGTCGGCGTGCCAATCACCAAACCGTCGCTGGGCCTGCTGCTGTCTAATGGCTACCAGGTGCTTTTCAGCGGTTTGTGGTGGGTTTCGGTTTTCCCGGGCATCGCGCTGCTGATGATGGTTGTCGGAGTCAACCTGCTGGGGGACTTTTTGCGCGATGAACTCAATCCGAGGCTGAAATAGGGGTGACGGCATGAGCGAATATTTATTAGAAGTTAACAATTTGAAGACTTGGTTTTATACGTTTCGCGGCGTGGTTAAAGCGGTTGACGGGGTCAGCTTTTCACTCAAGAAAGGCGAGGTTCTCGGCATTGTCGGCGAATCCGGCTGCGGCAAATCCATCACCGGTTTTTCTATCTTAAAGCTAATTGATCCGCCCGGTCAGTTTGAAGGCGGCGGCATTACCTTTGAGGGCGAAGACTTGCTCGCAAAAAGCGAGGAAGAGATGCATGCCATTCGCGGCAATAAGATTTCTATGGTGTTTCAGGACCCGATGACTTCTTTGAATCCACTTTATACGATTGGGCAGCAGATAGAGGAATCGCTCGCCATTCATCAGACACAACTCGGTAAGAAGGAACGGCGCGCCAAAGCCATCGAACTCTTAAAAGCAGTCGGCATCCCTGCGCCCCAAGAGCGGATTAGCAGTTATCCGCACGAATTTAGCGGCGGCATGCGGCAGAGGGTGATTATTGCAATATCACTCGCGACCAATCCAGAGCTGATTATCGCTGATGAGCCGACTACCGCGCTTGACGTCACCGTGCAGGCGCAAGTCATCCGTCGTCTCTTGGAACTGGTACGCAGCCAGAATACTTCCCTGATTTTAATTACCCATGATCTGGCCTTGGTGTCAGAGGCCGCAGACAAAATAGTTGTTATGTACTGCGGCAAGGTAGTCGAACGTGGCACAGTTACTGACATCATCGAATCGCCTGCTCATCCTTATACAGTCGGCTTGCTGCGTTCCATTCCACGTCTTACTGACGAACAAAGCAGGCTGGAACAAATACCTGGCATGGTGCCTAGTCCGTTTGACCTGCCACCTGGCTGCAAGTTTGCACCCCGATGCCGGTACTGTCAGGACATCTGCCGGCGCGAGGAACCAGAGGAGGCAGTGATGACTGAAGGCCACAGAGTCGCCTGCCATTTTCCTTTGAAAGGAGGCTTGGCCTGTGACTAAACCACTTTTAGAAGTAAACAATTTGACACAGCGGTTCGCTTTATCGAAAGGCATTTGGCAGGAACTGCGTCTGGAGGGAGGGCGGCTTGTCCGTCGTTCACGCCATGTTCATGCTGTCAATGATGTCAGCTTTACGGTAGGGCGCGGCGAGGTGTTCAGTATCGTCGGTGAATCAGGCTGCGGCAAGTCCACGACCGCCCGGACGATCATCAAGCTGATCGAGCCGCGTTCCGGCCAAATCGTCTATGACGGCGAAGACATCACCGCCTATGACGCAAAACAGATGCTGCCGTTTCGACGCCGTATGCAGATGGTATTTCAAAATCCCTATGCGTCCTTGAATCCGCGGCACACTATTCGACGTATTCTGACCGAGCCGATGCTGTTTCACAAGCTGGCCGTTGACCGCCGGGAAGCGGATGACAAGGCTATGCTTCTCCTCGATAAGGTCGGACTTCGACAAGAGCAGGCTGATCGCTTTCCTCATCAATTCAGCGGCGGTCAGAGGCAGCGCATCAGCATCGCGCGAGCACTGGCATTAAGTCCGGAATTCGTCATTGCTGATGAACCGGTGTCTGCGCTCGACGTATCTATCCAGGCGCAGATACTCAATCTGATGATGGATCTGCGGGAAGAATTCAACCTTTCGTATCTCTTTATCGCCCACGATCTGGCGGTAGTTAAACATATCAGCGACAGAATCGCAGTCATGTATCTTGGTAAAATCGTCGAGATGGGACCCAAACAGGAGTTGTTTGCACGGCCGCTACATCCCTATACCCAGGGCTTATTTGCATCGGTGCCCAAATTAGGCGGAAAAAGCCTACAAGAGACTTCCCTGAGTGGTGATGTGCCAGCTACTCCGACTGAATTGCCGATAGGCTGTCATTTTCACGCCCGTTGTCCTTATACGCGGCCGATCTGTCACGAGCAGGCGCCAATGATGAAAGACTCGGGCAGTGGACACTATGCAGCTTGCCATATTCTTGAAGGATAAAGTAAGACTTGCTTCAGGTGGAGTTATCACTCCATCTGAAGCTTAGTCGCACTTATCCAGGGACTTAGTCGCTCTTAGACTGAGGCTCGAAATCTATGATTTCGCTAAGCCGAAGGCTCCCTTTAGGGGATCCCG
Encoded proteins:
- a CDS encoding ABC transporter permease, whose translation is MLQYTLQRFGQMLLVLLVVSVIVFGIMNLTGDPVLLLVPPEATDEEINLAREQLGLNLPLWEQYGIFLNNAVHGNLGVSFVFRRPAVDLILERMPATLEMTVFAMLLAGVVAIPLGVFAGAYPNTLASRGIMSLSLLGISLPSFWLGIMLILLFAVETTLLPSSGRGEAETIFGLRISIFTWDGIQHIIMPALTLAVGQMAMLIRLTRAGIMEVMRQDYIKFAKAKGVSEQSVLFGHALKNALIPVITVFGLQFGQLIAFATITETIFSWPGMGKLLIDSIYRIDRPVIVAYLLMVAVLFVVINFLVDLIYTLIDPRIEMR
- a CDS encoding ABC transporter ATP-binding protein, which encodes MTKPLLEVNNLTQRFALSKGIWQELRLEGGRLVRRSRHVHAVNDVSFTVGRGEVFSIVGESGCGKSTTARTIIKLIEPRSGQIVYDGEDITAYDAKQMLPFRRRMQMVFQNPYASLNPRHTIRRILTEPMLFHKLAVDRREADDKAMLLLDKVGLRQEQADRFPHQFSGGQRQRISIARALALSPEFVIADEPVSALDVSIQAQILNLMMDLREEFNLSYLFIAHDLAVVKHISDRIAVMYLGKIVEMGPKQELFARPLHPYTQGLFASVPKLGGKSLQETSLSGDVPATPTELPIGCHFHARCPYTRPICHEQAPMMKDSGSGHYAACHILEG
- a CDS encoding ABC transporter permease, with product MMKKMVNAWRKSESFYNFKTNPLAIMGAGLLAFFMLMAIVGPFLTPQDPYNLKELSLDNSFRPPVWLDGEARFALGTDQQGRDLLSGIVYGVRISMFVGVSATILSLLLGTFFGIIAGYRGGWVDSLIMRIADVQLSFPSMLIALFIMVAFGRGIEKLILALTLVGWVTYARTVRGSTLAERNKEYVEAARVCGFPAWVIMFRHILPNVLTPLIVIATIQVGNFILTEATLSFLGVGVPITKPSLGLLLSNGYQVLFSGLWWVSVFPGIALLMMVVGVNLLGDFLRDELNPRLK
- a CDS encoding ABC transporter ATP-binding protein, whose translation is MSEYLLEVNNLKTWFYTFRGVVKAVDGVSFSLKKGEVLGIVGESGCGKSITGFSILKLIDPPGQFEGGGITFEGEDLLAKSEEEMHAIRGNKISMVFQDPMTSLNPLYTIGQQIEESLAIHQTQLGKKERRAKAIELLKAVGIPAPQERISSYPHEFSGGMRQRVIIAISLATNPELIIADEPTTALDVTVQAQVIRRLLELVRSQNTSLILITHDLALVSEAADKIVVMYCGKVVERGTVTDIIESPAHPYTVGLLRSIPRLTDEQSRLEQIPGMVPSPFDLPPGCKFAPRCRYCQDICRREEPEEAVMTEGHRVACHFPLKGGLACD
- a CDS encoding ABC transporter substrate-binding protein, which gives rise to MLKQQKRLLLLAVFILSLSLALAGCGGDKKEAKSALTDKLVIAQSSDALFLDPQQQDEGPTNSINSNIYDGLINRKADLSIIPGLAEKWEQKDPVTWVFYLRKNVIFHNGNAFTADDVVYTIERFSGLKVAGSIVSSVSSVKKIDDYTVEIKTKAPYAAFLADMVKVMIIDKEYVTKVGDQEFNLKPIGTGPYKVKEWIKADHITLEAFDKYWNGPATIKTVIFRPISNEATRTAALLSGEVQLIADVPVRDSEKIQKNEKLALHGIPSLRLIYLTLDVTRDKTPGISLPKNPFKEEKVRQAVRMAIDNESIIKNVMNGHAFVANQGNPKQVAGYVEGLQGVKYNPEQAKKLLAEAGYPNGFTVTLDASNDRYPNDSKVAEALAAQLAKVGITVNLNIMPKSIFFNHIRPGDKTTICLVGWSSDTADAGIWYRSMFYSRDKLKGSGGSNRGHFANAEFDALVDKADASAKMDERTKYLQDATKLLDKEMPFIPIYFQESSYGAMKNIEFNPRLDDYIYAYDIKFKK